A single window of uncultured Fibrobacter sp. DNA harbors:
- a CDS encoding cupin domain-containing protein, translating into MIIDLNGMETTVLPNFKGGEKEFKAKMYFDGTTRIMRGTLEQGASIGFHKHETNSEIMFILSGEGKVLFDDGVEYVKAGQCHFCPKGHSHSLINESAEPLVFCATVPELG; encoded by the coding sequence ATGATTATCGATTTGAATGGCATGGAGACGACTGTCCTCCCGAACTTCAAGGGTGGCGAGAAGGAATTCAAGGCCAAGATGTATTTCGACGGCACAACCCGCATTATGCGCGGCACGCTTGAACAGGGCGCTTCTATCGGGTTCCACAAGCACGAGACCAACAGCGAAATCATGTTCATCTTGAGTGGCGAAGGCAAGGTGCTCTTTGACGACGGCGTGGAATACGTGAAGGCCGGACAGTGCCATTTTTGCCCCAAGGGCCATTCCCACAGCTTGATTAACGAAAGCGCAGAACCGCTCGTGTTCTGTGCTACCGTGCCGGAATTGGGATAG
- a CDS encoding Ig-like domain-containing protein produces the protein MVACFCLVAQAGAAERLIWDESGVSEYYGPQNIYSYEYPGDNGKKDIFIDLDTAEITDAPYYMKATFEAQEKAKGGAGFGFYWSVDAEYNPTVTNLSSFGGVCLNYSATNPVRMDFVQYDIRQDDEVNPDGDNNYFGYRLPSTDGQRKNVFVAFADLELGWDKNTSQNVWKVKQQLGLQFSYKADLASRFGQSNVFSIHALNLADECPQHPPVVNPEYPTRVELQEGQSFVVRLSEVFSDADGDTLSITAKPLGSGVNTDFNDTKQFYLGDSMTFVSVANPKETDSLKVELIAVEVKTNKKVTHNMVFKPIDLAHVPTIRDTTYKLSQGDTIGCTGKCSFYDTFAYDLDEDEFDLYLLDEPEFGEFSFDAEKGQFTYIAPTDTFGEVYFSLYAIETNNPTSVSDTVKFKINVLDINDPPTVEILDSAINYVIGEGDTAQIKLDNSKTFIEVDEDFEDSISVFITADNAVFSDVDSDIKMRVKTNGLVNAEIATIGKFQYILVTAKKDANGLAKVTYYADDGEFQAGVDFYVKVAPVEDPPVAVDDKYDAVQDSTIKVAAKKGVLANDKNPDDPDAELKAKVKTKPEHGTLTLSEDGSFKYEADESFRGKVTFTYICVNADGVESEPATVTINVAAKNMPPVVREGIADSLETVLSTFVEDKITTAKTFNTKVLNSWFEDPDDNPMTFDAVNEDGKLKITVSKTAIVLSPAPDSCGESEVTFIATDSLGAETKLTVPVKIKPVNDAPVVVSPEDARYKVETSGWEMKIDLDTLVSDIDDDSLTYSVAKSSSRLSQYLDMKIKGSIFTIKPHSIGLEKNTDYPVTIDVKDSEKSVQLVLTFTTGSSTKLRTIVQPKKDWMGEIAASRGAVVLLDMQGRVMWTAKLPVSEAQVRAAAAAVQGRKILRVNNQTWTVK, from the coding sequence ATGGTAGCGTGCTTCTGTTTAGTGGCACAGGCCGGAGCGGCCGAACGTTTAATATGGGATGAGAGTGGCGTAAGCGAATACTATGGTCCGCAGAATATTTATAGCTATGAATATCCTGGGGATAATGGCAAGAAGGACATCTTTATTGATCTGGATACTGCCGAGATAACCGATGCGCCTTATTACATGAAGGCGACGTTCGAGGCGCAAGAGAAGGCCAAGGGCGGAGCCGGCTTTGGGTTCTATTGGAGTGTGGACGCAGAGTACAATCCTACAGTAACCAATCTTTCATCTTTTGGTGGCGTTTGCTTGAATTACTCGGCCACGAATCCAGTGCGTATGGATTTTGTGCAGTACGATATAAGGCAGGACGACGAGGTGAATCCTGATGGTGATAACAACTATTTTGGCTATAGGCTTCCGTCTACGGATGGCCAGAGAAAGAACGTGTTCGTCGCCTTTGCAGACCTTGAATTGGGTTGGGACAAGAATACATCGCAAAATGTATGGAAAGTCAAGCAGCAGTTGGGTCTCCAGTTCAGTTACAAAGCGGATCTTGCTAGTAGGTTCGGGCAGAGCAATGTTTTCAGTATCCATGCTTTAAATTTGGCTGATGAATGCCCGCAGCATCCTCCTGTGGTGAATCCGGAATATCCGACCCGTGTTGAATTGCAAGAGGGGCAATCGTTTGTTGTGCGCCTTTCTGAAGTGTTCAGTGATGCAGACGGAGATACCCTTTCCATTACTGCGAAACCGTTGGGCTCTGGCGTGAATACCGATTTCAACGATACAAAGCAGTTCTACCTGGGTGATTCCATGACGTTTGTGTCGGTGGCTAATCCGAAAGAAACTGACTCGCTAAAAGTGGAACTGATTGCAGTAGAAGTGAAGACCAATAAGAAAGTTACGCATAATATGGTTTTCAAGCCAATTGACCTTGCTCATGTCCCCACAATCCGTGATACGACGTATAAACTGTCTCAAGGGGATACGATTGGGTGTACGGGAAAATGCTCTTTCTACGATACATTCGCTTACGATCTTGACGAGGATGAGTTTGACCTTTATCTCTTAGATGAACCGGAATTTGGTGAGTTTAGTTTTGATGCAGAAAAGGGTCAGTTTACCTATATCGCACCTACGGACACCTTCGGAGAAGTGTATTTCTCGCTGTACGCTATAGAAACGAATAATCCAACAAGTGTTAGCGATACAGTGAAGTTCAAGATTAACGTGCTGGATATCAATGATCCTCCGACTGTGGAAATTTTGGATTCCGCGATTAACTATGTCATTGGGGAGGGCGATACCGCCCAGATTAAGCTCGACAATTCAAAAACGTTCATCGAAGTGGACGAGGATTTCGAAGATTCCATAAGTGTGTTTATCACTGCGGATAATGCTGTATTCAGCGATGTGGATTCGGATATCAAGATGCGTGTGAAGACGAACGGGCTGGTAAATGCAGAAATTGCGACAATCGGCAAGTTCCAGTATATCCTGGTTACCGCTAAGAAAGATGCCAATGGCCTGGCCAAGGTGACGTACTATGCAGATGACGGAGAATTCCAGGCTGGTGTAGACTTTTATGTAAAGGTGGCTCCGGTCGAAGATCCTCCGGTGGCCGTTGACGACAAGTACGATGCCGTTCAGGATTCTACAATCAAGGTGGCCGCAAAGAAAGGCGTACTTGCAAACGACAAGAATCCGGATGATCCCGATGCCGAACTGAAGGCCAAAGTCAAAACGAAGCCGGAACATGGCACGTTGACCCTGAGCGAAGATGGTTCCTTCAAGTACGAGGCCGATGAATCGTTCCGTGGCAAGGTCACCTTCACCTATATCTGTGTCAACGCAGACGGTGTGGAGTCTGAACCGGCGACCGTCACTATCAATGTCGCTGCCAAGAACATGCCTCCTGTGGTCCGCGAGGGAATCGCAGACTCTCTGGAAACCGTGCTTTCTACTTTTGTCGAAGACAAGATTACCACGGCGAAGACTTTCAATACGAAGGTTTTGAATTCCTGGTTCGAAGATCCAGATGATAATCCGATGACTTTTGATGCCGTCAATGAAGATGGCAAGCTCAAAATCACTGTTTCCAAAACGGCTATCGTGCTGTCTCCGGCTCCAGATTCCTGCGGTGAATCCGAAGTGACCTTCATTGCAACGGATAGCCTTGGCGCAGAGACGAAGCTGACTGTGCCTGTGAAAATCAAGCCGGTCAACGACGCTCCTGTTGTGGTCTCTCCCGAGGATGCCCGTTACAAAGTTGAAACTAGTGGCTGGGAGATGAAAATTGATTTGGATACTCTTGTTTCAGATATTGATGACGATTCTTTGACCTATTCTGTTGCCAAGAGTTCCTCTAGGTTGTCGCAATATCTGGATATGAAAATCAAAGGTTCTATATTCACTATCAAGCCGCATTCTATTGGCCTTGAAAAGAATACCGATTATCCTGTCACGATCGATGTCAAGGATTCCGAGAAGTCCGTGCAATTGGTGCTGACGTTCACTACAGGCTCGTCGACCAAGCTCAGGACCATTGTCCAACCCAAGAAGGATTGGATGGGCGAAATTGCCGCCAGCCGTGGTGCAGTTGTTCTCCTTGATATGCAGGGCCGAGTGATGTGGACGGCTAAACTTCCGGTGTCTGAGGCCCAGGTTCGCGCCGCTGCCGCTGCCGTGCAGGGCCGCAAGATCCTGCGGGTGAATAACCAAACTTGGACGGTCAAGTAG
- a CDS encoding acetate kinase, whose protein sequence is MRVLVLNCGSSSVKFAVIDTQTKQSISSGLVENIGVNGHVKAKGPEGNIDFNFDCPTHAEAVAEVQKFLAEQKLIDTIEAIGHRVVHGGKYIKSEKVSQEVIDYIRSITLFAPLHEPAHATGMECATKFFPTLPQVAVFDTAFHQTMPRKAFLYGIPYKFYEDDAIRRYGFHGTSHRFVTAEAASILGKKPEDCCFITAHLGNGSSCSAILNGKCADTTMGFTPLDGLIMGTRSGSLDPAILFFISKKYGYDIDRLDKLVNKESGLLGLSGLSNDMRTLTQAASEGHLGAQIALETFCYKLTREIGGIAMALPRIDALVFTGGIGENSRVVRKTVMENLKILGYQIDDTRNEDNGKNSGHIISKDGTPTAMVVATNEELLIALDTEALVK, encoded by the coding sequence ATGCGCGTACTCGTTCTCAACTGCGGCAGTTCTTCGGTCAAGTTCGCCGTCATCGATACCCAGACCAAGCAGTCCATCTCCAGCGGCCTCGTCGAAAATATCGGCGTGAACGGCCACGTGAAGGCCAAGGGCCCCGAAGGCAACATCGACTTCAACTTCGACTGCCCCACGCACGCCGAAGCCGTCGCCGAAGTCCAGAAGTTCCTCGCCGAACAGAAGCTCATCGACACGATCGAAGCCATCGGTCACCGCGTGGTGCATGGCGGCAAGTACATCAAGAGCGAGAAGGTTTCGCAGGAAGTCATCGACTACATCCGCAGCATCACGCTGTTCGCCCCGCTGCACGAACCTGCACATGCGACCGGCATGGAATGCGCAACCAAGTTCTTCCCGACGCTCCCGCAAGTGGCCGTGTTCGACACCGCCTTCCACCAGACTATGCCGCGCAAGGCCTTCCTCTACGGCATCCCATACAAGTTCTACGAAGACGACGCCATCCGCCGTTACGGTTTCCACGGCACCAGCCACCGCTTCGTGACCGCCGAAGCCGCAAGCATCCTCGGCAAGAAGCCGGAAGACTGCTGCTTCATCACCGCCCACCTCGGTAACGGTTCCAGCTGCTCCGCGATTCTCAACGGCAAGTGCGCCGACACCACCATGGGCTTCACCCCGCTCGACGGCCTTATCATGGGTACGCGCTCCGGCAGCCTCGACCCGGCCATCCTCTTCTTCATCAGCAAGAAGTACGGCTACGACATCGACCGTCTCGACAAGCTCGTGAACAAGGAATCCGGCCTGCTCGGCCTCTCCGGCTTAAGCAACGACATGCGCACCCTGACGCAGGCCGCAAGCGAAGGCCACCTCGGCGCACAGATTGCCCTTGAAACCTTCTGCTACAAGTTGACCCGTGAAATCGGCGGCATCGCCATGGCACTCCCGCGCATCGACGCACTCGTGTTCACCGGCGGTATTGGCGAGAACAGCCGCGTGGTTCGCAAGACCGTCATGGAAAACCTGAAGATTCTCGGCTACCAGATTGACGACACCCGCAACGAGGACAACGGCAAGAACTCCGGCCACATCATCAGCAAGGACGGCACGCCGACCGCCATGGTCGTCGCCACCAACGAAGAACTGCTGATTGCGCTCGACACCGAAGCATTAGTAAAGTAG
- a CDS encoding SIR2 family protein gives MVSSSSTYRRVFVLGSGFSKSFLPSMPTLKDLNALIPDGIPDEFPHFKEYCQRFLCLCNGQREYLGIEQLATSILSARIFPGERDRLYRATLRFELLRFIASVIRRDEIVKGEASFILKNFLKSCANHTASGERETLLLSFNYDTLIETAIANYPELSEQISVDYGVRIEPADRSAHRIAAPQTVDFIKLHGSLNWFPVKGATDELDLKNVCQVEPQDRSFPIYSEDTPIYIPMAHAKESFLRGSLFNLLWSRADYYLAHAREIIFVGYGFPKSDVNNLEFLLKHRDRFKTAVIFEKEGTPDLERLRALLGKDIVVDCDAKEYLKSTCG, from the coding sequence ATGGTCTCCTCTTCTAGTACTTATCGCCGTGTTTTTGTGCTGGGTTCCGGTTTCAGCAAGTCTTTCTTGCCGAGCATGCCCACGCTGAAGGATTTGAATGCCCTGATTCCCGATGGCATTCCGGACGAATTCCCGCATTTCAAGGAATATTGCCAGCGTTTCCTTTGCCTTTGTAACGGACAGCGCGAATATCTTGGCATAGAACAGTTGGCCACGTCTATTCTCTCGGCCCGTATATTCCCGGGCGAACGCGACCGCCTCTATCGTGCGACGTTGCGTTTTGAACTGCTGCGTTTTATTGCGAGTGTTATTCGCCGTGACGAAATCGTGAAGGGCGAGGCTTCGTTTATTCTGAAGAATTTTCTGAAGTCCTGTGCTAACCACACTGCATCGGGTGAACGCGAGACGCTGCTGCTCAGCTTCAACTACGACACGCTTATCGAGACGGCCATTGCCAACTATCCCGAACTGTCGGAACAGATTTCCGTGGACTACGGTGTCCGCATCGAGCCTGCCGACCGTTCCGCCCACCGGATTGCCGCACCCCAGACGGTCGACTTCATCAAGCTGCACGGCTCGCTCAACTGGTTCCCGGTGAAGGGCGCCACCGACGAGCTCGACCTGAAGAACGTCTGCCAGGTGGAACCGCAGGACCGCAGCTTCCCGATCTACAGCGAGGACACTCCCATCTATATCCCGATGGCGCATGCAAAGGAATCTTTTTTGCGGGGGAGCCTGTTCAATCTGCTTTGGTCGCGGGCTGACTACTACCTCGCTCATGCGCGCGAAATCATTTTTGTCGGGTACGGTTTCCCCAAATCCGACGTGAACAATCTTGAGTTCTTGCTCAAGCATCGCGACCGCTTCAAGACTGCCGTCATATTCGAGAAAGAAGGAACTCCGGATTTGGAACGCCTCCGGGCCCTGCTTGGTAAGGACATTGTCGTGGACTGTGACGCTAAGGAGTACTTGAAGTCGACTTGCGGGTAG
- a CDS encoding ATP-binding cassette domain-containing protein, with translation MPILTAQNLLLRIGANAPLLDNVSFDIEAGDRICLVGRNGEGKSTLLKVLSGEMEAQSGDIVKKSGLRISRMIQEIPAHIEGTVRDVVMAGVVSDSAHDSHAEAILGKTGIDATALYDDLSGGQKRRVLFARAVAQDPDLLLLDEPTNHLDIPAIQWLEGIVTRLNCAVMFVSHDRAFVRRVASRIFELDRGRLRGWDFPYDKFVQFRDQALAEEDKANALFDKRLAEEEVWIRKGIQARRTRNEGRVRALIKMREERAARRTRTGSVNMQITEAERSGRLVARLTDVNYSYDGAPLISHLTTEVSRGDRIGIVGPNGSGKTTLLRLILGELQPDSGDVRLGTNLQIAYFDQMRTKLREDKSLVENIGDGQAYITLNGVKRHVLSYLQDFLFSADRARGPISALSGGERNRLLLACLFSHPSNVLVLDEPTNDLDMETLDLLAELLADYKGTVLTVSHDRAFLDSVVTSVLAIEEGGTVFESVGGYSDYEAKKKVRDKEAANAARIAAEKEAEKAARVSQNSEVVAAPAKKKKRSYNEEREYAALPDKIEKLEAEIAEFQSELSKPEVFTNAARIVELQKEIADREQELEKAYERYEILDSYSS, from the coding sequence ATGCCGATTCTTACCGCCCAGAACCTGCTCTTGCGTATCGGTGCGAATGCACCGCTGCTCGACAACGTGTCGTTCGACATCGAGGCGGGCGACCGCATTTGCCTGGTCGGCCGCAATGGCGAGGGCAAGAGCACGCTGCTCAAGGTGCTTAGCGGTGAGATGGAGGCCCAGTCGGGCGACATCGTAAAAAAATCCGGGCTCCGGATTTCGCGCATGATTCAGGAAATCCCTGCGCACATCGAAGGGACGGTCCGTGATGTGGTGATGGCAGGAGTGGTTTCCGACAGTGCGCATGATTCCCACGCCGAGGCAATTCTTGGCAAGACGGGTATCGATGCGACCGCCCTGTACGACGACTTGAGCGGTGGGCAAAAGCGCCGTGTGCTTTTTGCGCGTGCTGTGGCGCAGGATCCCGATTTGCTCTTGCTCGACGAGCCGACAAACCATTTGGACATTCCCGCTATCCAGTGGCTGGAAGGAATCGTGACGCGGCTGAATTGCGCCGTGATGTTTGTAAGCCACGACCGTGCCTTTGTGCGCCGCGTGGCAAGCCGCATCTTTGAACTGGACCGTGGTCGCTTGCGCGGCTGGGATTTCCCTTACGACAAGTTCGTGCAGTTCAGGGATCAGGCACTCGCCGAAGAAGACAAGGCCAATGCGCTTTTCGACAAGCGCCTTGCCGAAGAAGAAGTCTGGATCCGCAAGGGAATCCAGGCGCGGCGGACCCGGAACGAGGGCCGCGTTCGCGCATTGATTAAAATGCGCGAGGAGCGTGCCGCCCGCCGTACCCGCACAGGTAGCGTGAACATGCAGATTACCGAGGCGGAACGCTCCGGGCGCCTGGTGGCTCGCCTCACCGACGTGAATTACTCTTACGACGGCGCCCCCCTCATTAGCCACTTGACGACCGAGGTTTCCCGTGGCGATCGCATTGGCATCGTGGGCCCGAACGGCAGCGGCAAAACGACGTTGCTCCGCCTGATTCTGGGGGAACTTCAGCCCGATTCCGGTGACGTGCGCCTCGGCACCAACTTGCAAATTGCCTATTTCGACCAGATGCGGACCAAGCTTCGCGAAGACAAATCGCTGGTCGAGAACATTGGCGATGGTCAGGCTTACATTACGCTGAACGGCGTTAAACGCCATGTATTAAGTTATCTGCAAGACTTCCTTTTCTCGGCAGACCGCGCCCGTGGCCCTATCAGTGCGCTATCGGGTGGCGAAAGGAACCGCCTTTTGCTCGCTTGCCTGTTTAGCCATCCGAGCAACGTGCTCGTGCTGGATGAACCGACGAACGACCTCGACATGGAAACGCTAGACTTGTTGGCGGAACTATTGGCCGATTACAAGGGGACCGTGCTTACTGTGAGCCACGACCGTGCCTTCTTGGATTCCGTCGTCACGAGTGTTCTGGCTATCGAGGAAGGCGGCACCGTCTTTGAATCGGTAGGCGGTTACAGCGATTACGAGGCCAAAAAGAAAGTCCGTGACAAGGAAGCGGCGAATGCGGCCCGTATCGCCGCCGAAAAAGAGGCCGAAAAGGCTGCTCGGGTATCCCAGAATTCCGAGGTGGTTGCTGCCCCGGCCAAAAAGAAAAAGCGCAGTTACAACGAAGAGCGCGAATATGCGGCCCTGCCCGACAAAATCGAAAAACTGGAGGCCGAAATCGCCGAATTCCAGTCGGAACTTTCAAAACCTGAAGTTTTTACCAATGCGGCCCGTATTGTCGAACTCCAGAAGGAAATTGCCGACCGCGAACAGGAACTTGAAAAGGCTTACGAACGCTACGAAATCCTGGATTCGTATTCTTCCTAA
- a CDS encoding DUF4919 domain-containing protein — protein sequence MKRKWYGVSVLVMLLLLAACSVNRGNTALLRGKLVVPEEGTYYKKQLEAIERDSLSAVPYTNWRQFRTAFFKCRLANPSNLGVPLKTTMELTKAANGSYEGDVAKLAYDILERDYTSIAAHAALSKNLSIYPTVREFHGAVRNALVKSIVNSGDGKSPETAMYVIGVAEEYEALQELGLTQESQRLEQKNNRHYDVFAARDSTGEKRDVYFAVDEFYGMFY from the coding sequence ATGAAAAGGAAATGGTACGGCGTTTCGGTGCTTGTCATGCTGCTCCTTCTCGCGGCGTGTAGCGTGAATCGTGGGAATACCGCCCTGCTTCGGGGCAAACTCGTTGTTCCGGAAGAGGGAACCTATTACAAAAAGCAACTTGAGGCTATCGAGCGCGACTCCCTCTCGGCCGTTCCCTATACAAACTGGCGCCAGTTCCGCACTGCCTTTTTCAAATGCCGCCTTGCAAACCCGTCAAATCTCGGCGTGCCGCTCAAGACGACGATGGAACTGACGAAGGCTGCGAATGGCAGCTATGAGGGGGACGTTGCAAAGCTTGCTTACGATATCTTGGAACGAGACTACACGAGCATTGCGGCGCATGCGGCCTTGTCGAAAAATCTTTCGATTTACCCGACCGTGCGTGAATTCCATGGTGCTGTCAGGAATGCGCTGGTAAAATCCATTGTCAATAGCGGTGATGGCAAGTCTCCCGAGACTGCTATGTACGTCATTGGCGTTGCCGAAGAATACGAAGCGCTCCAAGAACTCGGATTGACGCAAGAATCCCAGAGATTGGAACAGAAAAACAATCGCCATTACGACGTGTTCGCTGCCCGCGATTCCACGGGCGAAAAACGGGATGTGTATTTTGCCGTAGATGAGTTCTACGGGATGTTCTACTAG
- a CDS encoding histidine phosphatase family protein has product MLNENADFVQAKDFFKGILPDERVFFLVRHAERDHIKPTDADYGAHVGLTERGREQALALGRCIPVDGDMVFFSSPVGRCVETARCIGKGRAAAAGVALAPDMPLVEPLDALGNFFVQDYDEFTKVLRAGFYEGICEWLVNEVAGNPRNQIEAFCPLANRSEEMLAMMLEKGNMRFNIFVTHDAWSVPCLTHFCKMRFTPQRWMNFLTGMAVVTDAQKNVRRIVPVTGLETGWLEF; this is encoded by the coding sequence ATGCTCAACGAAAACGCAGATTTTGTTCAGGCCAAGGATTTCTTCAAGGGAATCCTTCCGGACGAGCGTGTCTTTTTCTTGGTGAGGCATGCCGAACGTGACCACATCAAGCCCACCGATGCCGACTATGGTGCGCATGTCGGCCTTACGGAACGCGGCCGTGAACAGGCGCTGGCTCTGGGGCGCTGTATTCCTGTTGATGGTGATATGGTGTTTTTTTCGAGCCCGGTGGGGCGTTGCGTGGAGACCGCGCGATGCATAGGGAAGGGGCGTGCTGCCGCCGCTGGTGTTGCGTTGGCTCCGGACATGCCGCTGGTGGAACCTCTCGACGCTCTTGGCAATTTTTTTGTCCAGGACTACGACGAGTTCACGAAGGTGCTGCGTGCCGGTTTTTACGAGGGCATCTGCGAATGGCTGGTGAACGAGGTGGCTGGCAATCCGCGTAATCAAATCGAGGCGTTCTGCCCGCTTGCGAACCGTTCCGAAGAGATGCTTGCGATGATGCTTGAAAAGGGAAATATGCGATTCAATATTTTCGTGACGCACGACGCTTGGTCCGTTCCGTGCCTTACGCATTTTTGCAAGATGCGCTTTACGCCGCAGCGTTGGATGAACTTTTTGACAGGGATGGCTGTGGTGACGGATGCGCAAAAGAATGTCCGTCGCATTGTACCCGTGACCGGCCTTGAAACCGGCTGGTTGGAGTTTTGA
- a CDS encoding LysR family transcriptional regulator, with the protein MELTHLKYFLEVAKNEHVTKSARNLCIVQPALTQAIHKLEAELGVDLFKVQGRNIKLTECGRFFYKSLKPLYDDIEALPDRLRAMANELNQTVNLNVLAASTLVTNAVIKYKQTDPGLRINLIQNESTTLYDVCVSTSEKYVPVQGSDEETFVCTEKIFLAVPNTPQYKKRKSVSLKDLKDENFIGLYGSKRLSSIYAEFCNRVGFHSNTSFVSDNATAVKDAIAGGVGVGFWPEFSWGRMDRHKVRLLEITDGEFKRDIVVRLRKNKQNNARVEQFFAFLCSFLKKEAQKHRQLAK; encoded by the coding sequence ATGGAATTAACACACTTAAAATATTTTTTGGAAGTTGCTAAAAACGAACACGTTACCAAGAGTGCCCGCAACTTGTGTATTGTCCAGCCGGCGCTGACGCAGGCAATTCACAAGCTAGAAGCGGAGTTGGGCGTGGACCTTTTCAAAGTACAGGGGCGTAACATCAAGCTTACGGAGTGCGGCCGATTTTTCTACAAGAGCCTCAAACCGCTCTACGACGATATCGAGGCGCTGCCAGACCGCCTTCGTGCGATGGCGAACGAACTAAACCAGACTGTGAACTTGAATGTGCTTGCGGCCTCGACACTCGTGACGAACGCCGTGATTAAGTATAAGCAGACGGATCCCGGCTTGAGAATTAACTTGATCCAGAACGAATCGACGACGTTGTACGATGTCTGCGTGAGTACCAGCGAGAAGTATGTACCCGTGCAGGGCTCCGACGAGGAGACATTTGTCTGTACCGAAAAGATTTTCCTTGCGGTTCCGAATACGCCACAGTACAAAAAACGGAAGAGTGTTTCGCTCAAAGACTTGAAAGACGAAAACTTTATCGGGCTCTACGGGTCGAAACGCTTGAGTTCCATTTATGCCGAGTTCTGTAACCGTGTGGGGTTCCATTCCAACACTTCGTTTGTGAGCGACAATGCGACAGCGGTCAAGGATGCCATTGCCGGTGGTGTCGGTGTAGGTTTCTGGCCTGAATTTTCGTGGGGAAGGATGGACCGGCACAAGGTTCGGTTGCTTGAAATTACCGATGGGGAATTCAAGCGCGATATCGTTGTCCGCTTGCGCAAGAATAAACAGAACAATGCACGCGTTGAACAGTTCTTTGCATTCCTGTGCAGCTTTTTGAAAAAGGAAGCACAAAAGCATAGGCAGTTGGCGAAGTAG
- a CDS encoding alpha/beta hydrolase, with product MNIDKDLLQEIVRKRIKASLLSFALLPILIFAMYFSQNYGGWESAAEPRPSHHVDLQLLYSFLVRGVEDSSLGAPFKAYPIDVDGHHATLVEYPFGSSPRRTDSASTPKGIALYIHGFNDYFFQREMAEKMDSAGYAFFAVDLHGYGRSIREGEPRSDMHFASEFFAEIDYAVEMGWHLVKSNLEHKVYDTVRDSSNEVITRAITAIKRPPSILVAHSQGGLIASLYMEDGRRDKFGAVVMNSPFLEMNFGFPIRKIVLPLVASIGLYFPDYSVGSTGNPNYANSLYKGEKGEWEYNTDWKPFKRPETYLHWVRAIHKAQTKVREGLHIASPVLVLHSGCSVKGEEWVEEYTRCDGILDARLIRDASPKLGPKVQTAQIDGALHDVFLSKKEVRDNAYDLTFRFINESLAGSQGH from the coding sequence ATGAATATAGACAAGGATTTGTTGCAAGAAATAGTCCGTAAGCGGATAAAAGCTTCGTTGCTGTCGTTCGCGTTGCTCCCTATCCTCATTTTTGCAATGTATTTCTCACAGAATTATGGTGGCTGGGAAAGTGCTGCGGAACCGAGACCATCGCACCATGTAGACCTCCAACTGCTTTACTCGTTTCTCGTTCGCGGTGTGGAAGATTCTTCGCTTGGAGCTCCGTTCAAGGCATACCCGATAGATGTGGACGGTCACCATGCGACATTGGTGGAGTACCCGTTCGGGAGTTCCCCGCGACGCACAGATTCCGCTTCGACTCCCAAGGGAATCGCATTGTACATACACGGATTCAACGATTATTTTTTCCAGAGAGAAATGGCGGAAAAGATGGATTCTGCAGGGTATGCCTTCTTTGCTGTGGACTTGCATGGGTATGGTCGCTCCATTCGCGAAGGCGAGCCGCGTAGCGACATGCACTTTGCTTCGGAGTTCTTTGCCGAAATTGATTATGCCGTGGAGATGGGTTGGCATTTGGTCAAGTCGAATCTGGAGCACAAGGTTTATGATACAGTGCGGGATTCCTCGAACGAGGTGATTACAAGGGCTATTACGGCGATAAAGCGCCCGCCGAGTATATTGGTGGCTCATTCGCAAGGTGGCTTGATTGCATCGCTCTACATGGAAGATGGCCGTAGGGACAAGTTTGGTGCGGTCGTGATGAACAGCCCCTTTTTGGAGATGAATTTTGGTTTCCCGATACGCAAAATTGTTTTGCCTTTGGTTGCTTCGATTGGCCTTTATTTCCCTGATTATTCGGTGGGTTCCACCGGGAACCCGAACTATGCGAATTCCTTGTACAAGGGAGAGAAGGGCGAGTGGGAATACAATACGGACTGGAAACCTTTCAAGCGTCCGGAAACGTATCTCCATTGGGTGCGCGCGATTCACAAGGCTCAAACCAAGGTGCGCGAAGGCCTGCATATTGCATCCCCTGTACTTGTGTTGCATAGCGGTTGCAGCGTGAAGGGAGAGGAATGGGTGGAAGAATATACCCGTTGCGACGGTATCCTTGATGCGCGTCTTATCCGCGACGCATCGCCGAAATTGGGACCGAAGGTGCAAACGGCCCAAATTGACGGTGCCTTGCACGACGTGTTCCTCTCGAAAAAAGAAGTGCGCGACAATGCTTACGATTTGACATTCCGGTTTATCAATGAATCCCTTGCGGGGTCGCAGGGACACTAG